The following proteins come from a genomic window of Gossypium raimondii isolate GPD5lz chromosome 5, ASM2569854v1, whole genome shotgun sequence:
- the LOC105771057 gene encoding uncharacterized protein LOC105771057 isoform X2, translating to MGYDDSSKSEAKRGHQWFMDAAASELFSNKKQAIESFNSQPVSGIADVSVSPWQNASCFQSVSGPFGDHLFGSESIRTVNLVDRNISSVDTGNLNMGRKDFEDQYGNGSSAALSMSHTIEDASSCLSFGGLRKVKVNQVRDSNNDMPTLMGHPYGGGFNSTISMSTVFGKNGNAILLGPTYRSEDESTGPMGSTFSKTDGNFISIGHTFDKRANDFIPVGHNYKGNESILSMGQPFDKEDGNFISIGQSFEKGDANLISLSPFYGKGQESFISMAPAYSKPNESLISMASSFDKEGDNIIPVGPSYHKADCNITAMAPRQDKGESNILSMHHNYKKGESNTISFGGFHDESRANCSGSIISGYDLLMSNQNSAQASEVPCQQVLGESNPDSNVNGAPQNSSTTDTNPKHKESKTSKKVSPNNFPSNVKSLLSTGMLDGVVVKYVSWSREKSLKGYIQGTGYMCGCKDCKFEKALNAYEFERHANCKTKHPNNHIYFESGKTIYAVVQELKNTPQELLFDAIQTVTGSQINQKNFRIWKASYQAATRELQRIYGKDDAAVSS from the exons ATGGGTTATGATGATTCTTCAAAATCTGAAGCAAAGCGGGGTCATCAATGGTTTATGGATGCCGCTGCATCAGAATTGTTCAGCAACAAGAAGCAAGCAATAGAATCCTTTAACAGCCAACCAGTTTCAGGAATTGCAGACGTCAGTGTTTCTCCTTGGCAAAATGCTTCGTGTTTTCAGTCGGTTTCTGGCCCATTTGGTGACCACCTATTTGGATCTGAGTCCATACGAACAGTCAACTTGGTTGATAGGAACATTTCTTCTGTTGACACTGGAAATTTGAATATGGGAAGAAAGGATTTTGAGGATCAATATGGTAATGGTTCATCTGCGGCTTTGTCTATGTCCCATACCATTGAAGATGCCTCTTCATGTCTCAGTTTTGGTGGATTAAGGAAAGTTAAGGTCAATCAAGTTAGGGATTCCAACAACGACATGCCAACATTAATGGGGCACCCGTATGGCGGAGGATTTAATAGCACTATTTCAATGTCTACTGTTTTCGGTAAAAATGGTAATGCTATATTGCTGGGCCCAACGTATCGAAGTGAGGATGAAAGTACCGGACCAATGGGTTCAACATTCAGTAAGACAGATGgcaattttatttcaattggtCACACCTTTGACAAGAGAGCTAATGACTTTATACCTGTGGGCCACAATTACAAGGGAAATGAGAGTATCTTATCAATGGGTCAGCCTTTTGACAAGGAGGATGGCAATTTTATTTCAATCGGTCAGTCATTCGAGAAGGGAGATGCCAACTTAATTTCATTAAGCCCTTTTTATGGTAAGGGACAAGAAAGTTTCATTTCAATGGCCCCTGCATATAGTAAACCGAATGAGAGTTTGATTTCAATGGCATCCTCTTTTGATAAGGAAGGTGATAATATCATACCAGTGGGACCTTCCTATCATAAGGCAGACTGTAACATCACAGCCATGGCTCCTAGGCAAGACAAAGGAGAGTCTAATATTCTATCTATGCATCATAACTACAAGAAGGGTGAAAGCAATACAATATCTTTTGGGGGCTTCCATGATGAATCCAGGGCAAATTGCTCAGGTAGTATTATTAGTGGTTATGACTTATTGATGAGTAATCAGAATTCAGCACAAGCTTCGGAAGTGCCCTGCCAGCAAGTTTTGGGTGAGTCAAATCCAGATTCAAATGTAAATGGTGCCCCCCAAAATAGTTCTACAACTGATACGAACCCGAAGCATAAAGAATCAAAGACTTCTAAAAAGGTTTCTCCCAACAATTTCCCTTCCAATGTCAAAAGCCTGTTATCAACTGGTATGCTTGATGGAGTTGTTGTGAAGTATGTTTCTTGGTCACGCGAG AAAAGCCTTAAAGGATATATACAAGGGACTGGATATATGTGTGGCTGCAAAGACTGCAAGTTTGAAAAA GCTCTTAATGCATATGAGTTTGAGCGCCATGCTAATTGCAAGACCAAACACCCAAACAATCATATTTACTTTGAGAGTGGGAAGACCATCTATGCTGTTGTTCAGGAGCTCAAGAACACTCCACAAGAGTTGCTTTTTGATGCAATTCAAACTGTGACAGGTTCTCAAATCAACCAGAAGAACTTTCGCATCTGGAAAG CATCATATCAAGCTGCCACCCGTGAACTTCAGCGTATATATGGAAAGGATGATGCTGCTGTGTCATCTTGA
- the LOC105771058 gene encoding WAT1-related protein At2g39510, translated as MGSLGAILDQSKPFLAVLFLQFGISGMSIITKFALNQGMSQHVLVVYRHAIATLVIAPFAIVLERKIRPKMSLSVFVKILLLALLEPTMDQNLLYTGMKYTTATFTSAMTNVLPAFVFLLAWIVKLEKVNIRKLHSQAKILGTIVTFGGAMLMTLINGPMLPLPWTKSNNHHVFSSASAVKQDPIKGALMIIFGCFCWAGFIILQAITLKSYPAELSLTAFICLAGTIGGSIVALAMEAGNAAVWSIHFDVKLLAAVYSGVICSGITYYVQGVIMRSRGPVFVTAFNPLSMVIVAILSSFILSEILYLGRIIGAIVIVIGLYMVLWGKSKDQCSSNQNIKVEEASNDLKMIVIDDHQTSITSDQDFVVVLDLTCNKVSPTKESV; from the exons ATGGGTTCTTTGGGTGCAATTTTAGATCAATCTAAGCCATTTTTGGCTGTACTCTTTTTGCAGTTTGGGATTTCAGGCATGTCTATAATTACTAAGTTTGCTTTAAACCAAGGGATGAGCCAGCATGTTTTGGTTGTCTACCGGCATGCCATTGCCACTCTTGTCATTGCTCCTTTCGCCATTGTTTTGGAAAG GAAAATTAGGCCAAAAATGAGCCTGTCTGTCTTTGTTAAGATACTGCTTCTAGCCTTATTAGA GCCAACAATGGACCAAAACTTACTTTACACAGGCATGAAATATACTACGGCAACCTTCACATCGGCCATGACCAATGTTCTTCCtgcatttgtttttttgctTGCCTGGATCGTCAA GCTTGAGAAGGTTAACATAAGAAAACTCCATAGCCAGGCAAAGATATTAGGCACAATTGTGACATTTGGGGGAGCAATGCTGATGACATTGATTAATGGACCAATGTTGCCGTTGCCATGGACTAAATCAAATAACCATCATGTATTTTCAAGTGCATCAGCAGTTAAGCAAGATCCAATCAAAGGTGCTCTCATGATCATTTTTGGCTGTTTTTGCTGGGCTGGTTTCATCATTTTACAA GCAATTACCCTAAAATCATACCCTGCTGAGCTCTCCCTAACAGCGTTTATCTGCTTGGCGGGCACCATTGGAGGAAGCATTGTAGCGCTGGCAATGGAAGCAGGCAATGCCGCTGTGTGGTCTATTCATTTCGATGTTAAATTGTTGGCTGCAGTTTACAGT GGAGTAATCTGTTCTGGAATTACTTATTATGTTCAAGGAGTAATAATGAGAAGTAGAGGACCCGTATTTGTGACTGCATTTAATCCTCTGAGCATGGTTATTGTTGCAATTTTGAGCTCCTTTATCTTATCCGAAATACTTTACTTAGGAAG GATAATTGGAGCAATTGTAATTGTGATTGGCCTCTATATGGTTTTGTGGGGTAAGAGCAAGGATCAATGTTCATCAAATCAGAACATCAAAGTGGAAGAAGCATCAAATGATCTGAAAATGATTGTCATTGATGATCACCAGACATCAATAACTTCAGATCAAGATTTTGTCGTCGTCCTGGATTTAACCTGCAATAAGGTGTCACCTACCAAAGAATCTGTTtga
- the LOC105771056 gene encoding F-box protein At2g39490 gives MVEAESFIRLGLKKDNLKFSNAKKMGNGGGDHEEDENRNSKNDVVGKLGFSMNESTKKIKTISSKDVPTVGVAQKLSYRSVNRKARNTLRNIDLVDESVMKTPLEMLKEQNTDMKPIELSVGLPPIREVFGYQLSDDDIFHQIIPSFIWNYDQEKLYNHVNIPESTSMNPNDFISNLPDNILHHITSYLPFESAVRTSFLSTHWKHLWKEALLDSVHDVTMEAAIKAIQSFLDGFDTHCRPRNKWGFIFEFSNGRNILAASISRNGTLRLDFSAGKQEFPMPFDLDLKPLQTQLPYSNTMKVKSLYLVSVSHLSISSLVPNLPFLESLTIAKCEGLQSLQIKEAKVLHKLVILDCPQLQSLSFEGSCLRCFRYRGKLASFRFQGYCKCTTFRRICICECGLFLKDAMIDLRQDSLTAGTWDFEKPPCYRYSCNLYKRTLCRCTTKKKCFKSILISIRSVKSLTICGWFFEVCSLKKCSLSYSCSTNLCYSNLYKNDGYMFDMNRCF, from the exons ATGGTCGAAGCGGAGTCTTTTATCAGGCTTGGTCTGAAGAAAGATAACTTGAAATTCTCCAATGCTAAAAAGATGGGTAATGGTGGAGGAGACCATGAGGAAGATGAAAATAGAAATAGTAAGAATGATG TCGTGGGTAAACTTGGTTTCTCAATGAACGAGTCAACTAAGAAGATCAAGACTATTAGTTCCAAAGATGTCCCGACTGTGGGAGTAGCACAAAAGTTAAGCTATAGATCAGTCAATAGAAAGGCAAGGAACACTTTGAG GAATATTGACTTGGTAGATGAAAGTGTTATGAAAACCCCCTTGGAAATGCTAAAGGAGCAGAATACCGATATGAAGCCTATTGAGTTATCAGTGGGGCTACCACCTATAAGAGAG GTATTCGGATACCAATTGTCAGAcgatgacatttttcaccaaatTATTCCATCGTTTATATGGAATTATGATCAAGAGAAACTGTATAATCATGTGAATATCCCAGAAAG TACTAGTATGAACCCTAATGATTTCATCAGTAATTTGCCTGACAATATCCTTCACCACATCACTTCGTATCTCCCTTTTGAATCTGCGGTCCGAACTTCTTTTCTTTCAACTCACTGGAAACACCTTTGGAAAGAGGCCTTGTTGGATTCAGTCCATGATGTAACCATGGAAGCTGCCATTAAAGCCATACAAAGCTTTCTTGATGGTTTTGATACACATTGTAGACCAAGGAATAAGTGGGGTTTCATTTTTGAGTTCAGTAATGGAAGAAACATCTTAGCTGCTAGCATTTCTAGAAATGGTACACTTCGACTTGATTTCTCAGCTGGTAAACAAGAATTCCCAATGCCCTTTGATTTGGATTTGAAGCCATTGCAAACCCAACTACCATATTCAAACACAATGAAAGTAAAATCATTGTATCTCGTATCAGTAAGCCACCTGTCTATTTCATCTTTAGTGCCAAATTTGCCATTTCTCGAAAGCTTGACTATAGCCAAATGCGAAGGGTTACAATCTTTACAGATTAAAGAGGCGAAAGTGCTTCATAAATTAGTGATTCTCGATTGCCCCCAGTTACAATCTCTCAGTTTTGAAGGTTCCTGTTTAAGATGTTTCAGATACAGAGGCAAATTAGCGTCCTTTCGGTTTCAAGGGTACTGTAAATGTACTACTTTTCGCCGGATTTGTATCTGTGAGTGTGGTTTATTCTTGAAAGATGCGATGATTGATCTCAGACAAGATTCTCTAACAGCAGGGACATGGGACTTTGAAAAGCCTCCTTGTTATCGTTATTCTTGTAATTTGTATAAACGAACACTTTGTCGCTGCACCACGAAGAAAAAatgtttcaaatcaattttgataAGCATAAGGAGTGTTAAATCTCTAACAATATGCGGATGGTTTTTCGAGGTATGTTCATTAAAGAAATGTTCACTTTCATATTCATGTAGTACTAACCTATGTTACTCAAATTTGTATAAGAATGACGGATACATGTTTGACATGAATAGATGCTTTTAA
- the LOC105771057 gene encoding uncharacterized protein LOC105771057 isoform X1 has translation MSFQQKSLWIPRDGSFLSNGEMGYDDSSKSEAKRGHQWFMDAAASELFSNKKQAIESFNSQPVSGIADVSVSPWQNASCFQSVSGPFGDHLFGSESIRTVNLVDRNISSVDTGNLNMGRKDFEDQYGNGSSAALSMSHTIEDASSCLSFGGLRKVKVNQVRDSNNDMPTLMGHPYGGGFNSTISMSTVFGKNGNAILLGPTYRSEDESTGPMGSTFSKTDGNFISIGHTFDKRANDFIPVGHNYKGNESILSMGQPFDKEDGNFISIGQSFEKGDANLISLSPFYGKGQESFISMAPAYSKPNESLISMASSFDKEGDNIIPVGPSYHKADCNITAMAPRQDKGESNILSMHHNYKKGESNTISFGGFHDESRANCSGSIISGYDLLMSNQNSAQASEVPCQQVLGESNPDSNVNGAPQNSSTTDTNPKHKESKTSKKVSPNNFPSNVKSLLSTGMLDGVVVKYVSWSREKSLKGYIQGTGYMCGCKDCKFEKALNAYEFERHANCKTKHPNNHIYFESGKTIYAVVQELKNTPQELLFDAIQTVTGSQINQKNFRIWKASYQAATRELQRIYGKDDAAVSS, from the exons ATG TCTTTCCAGCAAAAGAGTTTATGGATTCCGAGAGATGGTTCATTTCTATCTAACGGAGAGATGGGTTATGATGATTCTTCAAAATCTGAAGCAAAGCGGGGTCATCAATGGTTTATGGATGCCGCTGCATCAGAATTGTTCAGCAACAAGAAGCAAGCAATAGAATCCTTTAACAGCCAACCAGTTTCAGGAATTGCAGACGTCAGTGTTTCTCCTTGGCAAAATGCTTCGTGTTTTCAGTCGGTTTCTGGCCCATTTGGTGACCACCTATTTGGATCTGAGTCCATACGAACAGTCAACTTGGTTGATAGGAACATTTCTTCTGTTGACACTGGAAATTTGAATATGGGAAGAAAGGATTTTGAGGATCAATATGGTAATGGTTCATCTGCGGCTTTGTCTATGTCCCATACCATTGAAGATGCCTCTTCATGTCTCAGTTTTGGTGGATTAAGGAAAGTTAAGGTCAATCAAGTTAGGGATTCCAACAACGACATGCCAACATTAATGGGGCACCCGTATGGCGGAGGATTTAATAGCACTATTTCAATGTCTACTGTTTTCGGTAAAAATGGTAATGCTATATTGCTGGGCCCAACGTATCGAAGTGAGGATGAAAGTACCGGACCAATGGGTTCAACATTCAGTAAGACAGATGgcaattttatttcaattggtCACACCTTTGACAAGAGAGCTAATGACTTTATACCTGTGGGCCACAATTACAAGGGAAATGAGAGTATCTTATCAATGGGTCAGCCTTTTGACAAGGAGGATGGCAATTTTATTTCAATCGGTCAGTCATTCGAGAAGGGAGATGCCAACTTAATTTCATTAAGCCCTTTTTATGGTAAGGGACAAGAAAGTTTCATTTCAATGGCCCCTGCATATAGTAAACCGAATGAGAGTTTGATTTCAATGGCATCCTCTTTTGATAAGGAAGGTGATAATATCATACCAGTGGGACCTTCCTATCATAAGGCAGACTGTAACATCACAGCCATGGCTCCTAGGCAAGACAAAGGAGAGTCTAATATTCTATCTATGCATCATAACTACAAGAAGGGTGAAAGCAATACAATATCTTTTGGGGGCTTCCATGATGAATCCAGGGCAAATTGCTCAGGTAGTATTATTAGTGGTTATGACTTATTGATGAGTAATCAGAATTCAGCACAAGCTTCGGAAGTGCCCTGCCAGCAAGTTTTGGGTGAGTCAAATCCAGATTCAAATGTAAATGGTGCCCCCCAAAATAGTTCTACAACTGATACGAACCCGAAGCATAAAGAATCAAAGACTTCTAAAAAGGTTTCTCCCAACAATTTCCCTTCCAATGTCAAAAGCCTGTTATCAACTGGTATGCTTGATGGAGTTGTTGTGAAGTATGTTTCTTGGTCACGCGAG AAAAGCCTTAAAGGATATATACAAGGGACTGGATATATGTGTGGCTGCAAAGACTGCAAGTTTGAAAAA GCTCTTAATGCATATGAGTTTGAGCGCCATGCTAATTGCAAGACCAAACACCCAAACAATCATATTTACTTTGAGAGTGGGAAGACCATCTATGCTGTTGTTCAGGAGCTCAAGAACACTCCACAAGAGTTGCTTTTTGATGCAATTCAAACTGTGACAGGTTCTCAAATCAACCAGAAGAACTTTCGCATCTGGAAAG CATCATATCAAGCTGCCACCCGTGAACTTCAGCGTATATATGGAAAGGATGATGCTGCTGTGTCATCTTGA